A window from Rhea pennata isolate bPtePen1 chromosome 1, bPtePen1.pri, whole genome shotgun sequence encodes these proteins:
- the NHLRC3 gene encoding NHL repeat-containing protein 3: MAGVLLALLALFCGSQLLKAFDYFSPWNGQQQLYKLDVGWPKIPEYFTGQTFCVAVDSLHGLVYVAQRGENIPKVLVFSEEGYFLYSWNDTVEMPHGIFVLNTATDSSVWITDVGTGKYGHTVKQYSPSGKLMQILGTPGNAGSSLNPLQFDQPAEIFVEETGEIYVVDGDGGMNNRLLKLSKDYKEIWLRGPNGTGIGQFKIPHSVTMDSFGRVWVADRDNKRIQVFDKVTGEWLGSWSSCFVEGGPYSVRFTANGKYLIVAQLSINRLSILAAPPVGSIGNCVVVNTIQLADETKPHLVDVDMKSGAIYVAEIGAQQVQKYVPLN, from the exons aTGGCCGGCGTCCTGCTCGCGCTGCTCGCGCTGTTCTGCGGCTCGCAG cttttaaaagcatttgattATTTCTCTCCTTGGAATGGACAGCAACAGTTGTACAAGCTGGATGTAGGCTGGCCTAAAATTCCAGAATACTTCACTGGTCAGACATTTTGTGTTGCTGTTGACTCTCTTCATGGTTTGGTCTATGTTGCACAA agaggagaaaacatACCAAAGGTACTTGTGTTCTCAGAGGAAGGCTATTTTCTTTACTCTTGGAATGATACAGTTGAAATGCCTCATGGTATCTTTGTATTAAACACCGCAACAGATAGTTCAGTGTGGATTACAGATGTTGGAACAG ggAAATACGGGCACACTGTGAAACAGTATAGCCCTTCAGGTAAACTTATGCAAATCTTGGGCACACCAGGTAATGCTGGTTCAAGTTTGAATCCCCTACAGTTTGATCAGCCAGCGGAAATCTTTGTAGAGGAAACTGGAGAAATCTATGTTGTAGATGGAGATGGAGGAATGAATAACAGATTGCTCAAACTGTCCAAAG ATTATAAAGAGATATGGCTGCGTGGACCAAATGGGACTGGCATTGGTCAGTTCAAGATTCCTCACAGTGTTACAATGGATTCGTTTGGACGg GTATGGGTTGCAGACCGAGACAACAAAAGAATCCAAGTTTTTGATAAAGTCACAGGGGAGTGGCTGGGGTCTTGGAGCAGCTGTTTTGTGGAAGGTGGTCCATATTCTGTCAG ATTTACTGCCAATGGCAAGTACTTGATTGTAGCTCAACTAAGTATCAACCGGTTGTCCATCTTGGCAGCACCACCTGTTGGCTCTATTGGGAACTGTGTTGTAGTCAACACAATCCAGCTGGCAGATGAAACCAAACCGCACCTTGTGGATGTAGACATGAAGAGCGGAGCAATTTATGTGGCGGAGATTGGAGCCCAGCAAGTGCAAAAATATGTGCCCTTAAACTGA
- the PROSER1 gene encoding proline and serine-rich protein 1 isoform X1 codes for MDKKSFETVLDEIRKAVLTEYKLKAIEYVHGYFSSEQVVELLRYFSWAEPQLKAIKALQHKIVAVPASKMVNILNCFTFSKDKLIALEILASNIVDAQNYRLIEDLFRINMSEKKRCRRILEQASKTGCKAPHAMISSCGMIPGNPYPKGKPSRINGIFPGTPIKKDTEESTNEGKGIAARILGPSKPAPSTYNPHKPVPYPIPPCRPHATIAPSAYNNAGLVPMANVIAPGLPAPPPYTANQVVPENEDLSSQAKPSQNQAFSAQANQLFTPHGSNPSTPAATPVPTPSPVKAISHPLAPATPLIPGMNMSTPVLPVFPGQVSSSIHTSQPSTPTPTVIKSLSLPGVPVTSVHSATSTPVPAVFSGLASIPTATPAQQGSSTPCATPAPNEAFASATAPFASLPFSATSSVASANNPTPLSSVFAGLPLSLPPNPQGISSPVPSTIANSPATTIPGSLSLPNPILSVLKGFLTSNDTSLINSSALPSAMTSELASLSALANQSSDPPASSVNKCYTPSATPTPQRSSTPGLAIFPGLPSPSVANSSSTPPTLPAQSPLTTSPSILPVNCGSSASLLHGTSPTNPDQQLSSAPAATGIPTVLVKTEPMSPTLSAFKGPSHSAGPSHGTLGLSALGRAYTSAASVPVSLPGSLNPALSGLSPLSAPLNNSTSLASISLAPHGSPAPIAPVFNGLPPFTSLTSNFAFTGNPALTPPVTLPGSLLATPSTTASPVSAPHVNTTAAVLSGLAASATVSAPPFSLNLSSAVPSLFSVAQGPLGSSNPSFPGFPVSNTPSVTPALPSFPGLQASSAVAAVAPLPAAATAPSPAPVLPGFASAFSSNFNSALVAQAGLTSGLQTPGNTVFPGLLSLPGIPGFPQSAAQPSLQELQHSAAAQSALLQAHSASALENYTAQPEGFANYPSTPGTPFSLQTSLPQSGWQ; via the exons ATGGATAAGAAATCATTTGAAACCGTGCTGGATGAAATTAGAAAG GCTGTATTGACTGAGTACAAGTTAAAAGCTATTGAATATGTTCATGGATACTTTTCAAGTGAACAG GTTGTTGAGTTACTGAGATACTTTTCTTGGGCCGAACCACAGCTCAAGGCAATAAAGGCTTTACAGCAT AAAATAGTGGCTGTTCCGGCATCAAAAATGGTTAATATTCTCAACTGTTTCACGTTCAGTAAGGACAAACTTATTGCCTTGGAAATCTTAGCTTC CAACATTGTTGATGCTCAGAATTATCGCCTTATTGAAGATCTATTCAGAATTAATatgtcagagaagaaaagatgcagaagaaTTCTTGAGCAG GCTTCAAAAACGGGTTGTAAAGCTCCTCATGCTATGATCTCATCCTGTGGCATGATTCCGGGCAACCCTTATCCCAAGGGCAAACCAAGCCGTATAAATGGAATTTTCCCA gGAACTCCTATCAAAAAGGACACAGAAGAATCTACTAATGAGGGAAAGGGAATAGCAGCCCGTATACTTGGACCATCCAAACCA gCTCCATCAACCTACAACCCACACAAACCAGTTCCATACCCCATCCCACCATGTCGGCCACATGCAACTATTGCACCAA GTGCTTACAACAATGCTGGCTTAGTTCCAATGGCTAATGTCATAGCTCCAGGCTTACCAGCTCCTCCACCATACACTGCTAATCAAGTTGTACCAG AAAATGAAGACCTTTCCAGCCAGGCAAAACCTTCCCAAAATCAAG ctTTCTCTGCACAAGCGAATCAGCTCTTTACTCCTCATGGTTCTAATCCTTCAACACCTGCTGCTACTCCAGTCCCTACCCCATCACCTGTCAAGGCAATAAGCCATCCATTAGCACCTGCAACTCCACTCATCCCTGGGATGAACATGTCTACCCCTGTCCTTCCTGTTTTCCCAGGACAGGTCTCCTCTTCCATCCATACATCTCAGCCATCCACCCCAACCCCTACTGTCATCAAATCCCTTTCATTGCCTGGTGTTCCTGTCACCTCTGTTCACAGTGCAACATCTACCCCTGTCCCTGCAGTTTTCTCTGGGCTGGCTTCTATACCCACTGCTACGCCAGCTCAACAAGGTTCTTCCACACCGTGTGCCACACCTGCACCTAATGAAGCTTTTGCATCTGCTACTGCACCATTTGCTAGCCTCCCTTTTTCTGCAACCTCTTCAGTTGCTTCAGCTAATAATCCTACTCCATTGTCATCAGTTTTTGCTGGCCTCCCTCTGTCCTTGCCACCTAATCCCCAAGGGATTTCTAGTCCCGTGCCCTCTACAATTGCTAATTCCCCTGCCACTACCATTCCTGGTTCACTTAGCTTGCCTAACCcaattttgtctgttttaaagGGATTTCTGACATCAAATGACACTTCATTAATCAATTCATCTGCTTTACCTTCTGCTATGACAAGTGAGCTTGCTTCTTTATCTGCCCTTGCTAACCAAAGCTCTGACCCTCCTGCTTCCTCTGTCAACAAATGTTATACTCCATcagccacccccaccccacagcGTTCCTCCACACCTGGGCTGGCCATTTTTCCAGGTCTTCCATCCCCATCTGTGGCCAATTCTAGTTCCACTCCTCCGACATTGCCTGCACAGTCACCTTTAACCACTTCACCGTCTATTCTGCCAGTCAACTGTGGCTCCTCAGCCTCCCTCTTGCATGGCACGAGCCCTACTAATCCTGATCAGCAGCTCTCATCAGCCCCAGCTGCCACAGGTATCCCCACAGTTCTGGTCAAAACAGAACCCATGAGTCCTACCCTTTCAGCCTTCAAAGGTCCTTCTCATTCAGCTGGCCCTTCTCATGGCACTCTAGGACTGTCGGCACTTGGGCGTGCGTACACTTCAGCAGCTTCAGTGCCAGTCAGTTTACCCGGTTCCCTAAATCCAGCATTATCAGGTCTCTCCCCTTTGAGTGCTCCTTTAAACAATTCCACTTCTCTGGCTTCCATTTCCCTTGCCCCACATGGCTCCCCTGCTCCCATTGCCCCTGTATTTAATGGACTTCCTCCTTTTACGTCTCTAACCAGTAACTTTGCTTTTACTGGTAATCCAGCACTTACGCCAcccgtcactctcccagggtCTTTGTTAGCTACTCCGTCTACAACTGCTTCACCTGTGTCTGCCCCTCATGTGAATACCACAGCAGCCGTGCTCTCAGGACTTGCCGCCTCAGCAACAGTCTCTGCTCCACCCTTTTCGCTTAACTTGTCCAGTGCCgtcccttcccttttttctgttGCCCAGGGACCTCTGGGATCATCAAACCCATCCTTCCCTGGTTTTCCTGTCTCTAACACACCCTCTGTCACTCCTgctctcccttctttccctgGCCTCCAGGCATCTTCTGCAGTAGCAGCAGTTGCACCGTTGCCGGCAGCTGCCACAGCCCCGTCTCCGGCTCCAGTCCTGCCAGGGTTTGCCTCGGCCTTTAGCTCAAACTTCAACTCTGCACTTGTTGCACAGGCTGG cttgacTTCTGGACTTCAGACACcaggaaatacagtttttcctGGTCTTTTATCTCTCCCTGGTATCCCCGGCTTTCCCCAAAGTGCCGCACAGCCTTCCTTACAGGAACTGCAGCACAGTGCGGCTGCACAGTCAGCACTACTACAG gcacattctgcttctgctctggAGAACTATACAGCTCAACCTGAAGGTTTTGCTAACTATCCATCAACACCAGGAACACCATTTTCTTTGCAGACAAGTCTGCCCCAAAGTGGATGGCAATAA
- the PROSER1 gene encoding proline and serine-rich protein 1 isoform X2 has product MEFSHLIFLFQGTPIKKDTEESTNEGKGIAARILGPSKPAPSTYNPHKPVPYPIPPCRPHATIAPSAYNNAGLVPMANVIAPGLPAPPPYTANQVVPENEDLSSQAKPSQNQAFSAQANQLFTPHGSNPSTPAATPVPTPSPVKAISHPLAPATPLIPGMNMSTPVLPVFPGQVSSSIHTSQPSTPTPTVIKSLSLPGVPVTSVHSATSTPVPAVFSGLASIPTATPAQQGSSTPCATPAPNEAFASATAPFASLPFSATSSVASANNPTPLSSVFAGLPLSLPPNPQGISSPVPSTIANSPATTIPGSLSLPNPILSVLKGFLTSNDTSLINSSALPSAMTSELASLSALANQSSDPPASSVNKCYTPSATPTPQRSSTPGLAIFPGLPSPSVANSSSTPPTLPAQSPLTTSPSILPVNCGSSASLLHGTSPTNPDQQLSSAPAATGIPTVLVKTEPMSPTLSAFKGPSHSAGPSHGTLGLSALGRAYTSAASVPVSLPGSLNPALSGLSPLSAPLNNSTSLASISLAPHGSPAPIAPVFNGLPPFTSLTSNFAFTGNPALTPPVTLPGSLLATPSTTASPVSAPHVNTTAAVLSGLAASATVSAPPFSLNLSSAVPSLFSVAQGPLGSSNPSFPGFPVSNTPSVTPALPSFPGLQASSAVAAVAPLPAAATAPSPAPVLPGFASAFSSNFNSALVAQAGLTSGLQTPGNTVFPGLLSLPGIPGFPQSAAQPSLQELQHSAAAQSALLQAHSASALENYTAQPEGFANYPSTPGTPFSLQTSLPQSGWQ; this is encoded by the exons ATGGAATTTTCCCA tttaattttcttatttcaggGAACTCCTATCAAAAAGGACACAGAAGAATCTACTAATGAGGGAAAGGGAATAGCAGCCCGTATACTTGGACCATCCAAACCA gCTCCATCAACCTACAACCCACACAAACCAGTTCCATACCCCATCCCACCATGTCGGCCACATGCAACTATTGCACCAA GTGCTTACAACAATGCTGGCTTAGTTCCAATGGCTAATGTCATAGCTCCAGGCTTACCAGCTCCTCCACCATACACTGCTAATCAAGTTGTACCAG AAAATGAAGACCTTTCCAGCCAGGCAAAACCTTCCCAAAATCAAG ctTTCTCTGCACAAGCGAATCAGCTCTTTACTCCTCATGGTTCTAATCCTTCAACACCTGCTGCTACTCCAGTCCCTACCCCATCACCTGTCAAGGCAATAAGCCATCCATTAGCACCTGCAACTCCACTCATCCCTGGGATGAACATGTCTACCCCTGTCCTTCCTGTTTTCCCAGGACAGGTCTCCTCTTCCATCCATACATCTCAGCCATCCACCCCAACCCCTACTGTCATCAAATCCCTTTCATTGCCTGGTGTTCCTGTCACCTCTGTTCACAGTGCAACATCTACCCCTGTCCCTGCAGTTTTCTCTGGGCTGGCTTCTATACCCACTGCTACGCCAGCTCAACAAGGTTCTTCCACACCGTGTGCCACACCTGCACCTAATGAAGCTTTTGCATCTGCTACTGCACCATTTGCTAGCCTCCCTTTTTCTGCAACCTCTTCAGTTGCTTCAGCTAATAATCCTACTCCATTGTCATCAGTTTTTGCTGGCCTCCCTCTGTCCTTGCCACCTAATCCCCAAGGGATTTCTAGTCCCGTGCCCTCTACAATTGCTAATTCCCCTGCCACTACCATTCCTGGTTCACTTAGCTTGCCTAACCcaattttgtctgttttaaagGGATTTCTGACATCAAATGACACTTCATTAATCAATTCATCTGCTTTACCTTCTGCTATGACAAGTGAGCTTGCTTCTTTATCTGCCCTTGCTAACCAAAGCTCTGACCCTCCTGCTTCCTCTGTCAACAAATGTTATACTCCATcagccacccccaccccacagcGTTCCTCCACACCTGGGCTGGCCATTTTTCCAGGTCTTCCATCCCCATCTGTGGCCAATTCTAGTTCCACTCCTCCGACATTGCCTGCACAGTCACCTTTAACCACTTCACCGTCTATTCTGCCAGTCAACTGTGGCTCCTCAGCCTCCCTCTTGCATGGCACGAGCCCTACTAATCCTGATCAGCAGCTCTCATCAGCCCCAGCTGCCACAGGTATCCCCACAGTTCTGGTCAAAACAGAACCCATGAGTCCTACCCTTTCAGCCTTCAAAGGTCCTTCTCATTCAGCTGGCCCTTCTCATGGCACTCTAGGACTGTCGGCACTTGGGCGTGCGTACACTTCAGCAGCTTCAGTGCCAGTCAGTTTACCCGGTTCCCTAAATCCAGCATTATCAGGTCTCTCCCCTTTGAGTGCTCCTTTAAACAATTCCACTTCTCTGGCTTCCATTTCCCTTGCCCCACATGGCTCCCCTGCTCCCATTGCCCCTGTATTTAATGGACTTCCTCCTTTTACGTCTCTAACCAGTAACTTTGCTTTTACTGGTAATCCAGCACTTACGCCAcccgtcactctcccagggtCTTTGTTAGCTACTCCGTCTACAACTGCTTCACCTGTGTCTGCCCCTCATGTGAATACCACAGCAGCCGTGCTCTCAGGACTTGCCGCCTCAGCAACAGTCTCTGCTCCACCCTTTTCGCTTAACTTGTCCAGTGCCgtcccttcccttttttctgttGCCCAGGGACCTCTGGGATCATCAAACCCATCCTTCCCTGGTTTTCCTGTCTCTAACACACCCTCTGTCACTCCTgctctcccttctttccctgGCCTCCAGGCATCTTCTGCAGTAGCAGCAGTTGCACCGTTGCCGGCAGCTGCCACAGCCCCGTCTCCGGCTCCAGTCCTGCCAGGGTTTGCCTCGGCCTTTAGCTCAAACTTCAACTCTGCACTTGTTGCACAGGCTGG cttgacTTCTGGACTTCAGACACcaggaaatacagtttttcctGGTCTTTTATCTCTCCCTGGTATCCCCGGCTTTCCCCAAAGTGCCGCACAGCCTTCCTTACAGGAACTGCAGCACAGTGCGGCTGCACAGTCAGCACTACTACAG gcacattctgcttctgctctggAGAACTATACAGCTCAACCTGAAGGTTTTGCTAACTATCCATCAACACCAGGAACACCATTTTCTTTGCAGACAAGTCTGCCCCAAAGTGGATGGCAATAA